From Paenibacillus physcomitrellae, the proteins below share one genomic window:
- a CDS encoding DUF4181 domain-containing protein — MDFNEPQPLFTFFLTLGFSFRALMESKYIRETRRHLVSCAEAVTSLIFTVLLLLLRIS, encoded by the coding sequence TTGGATTTTAACGAACCACAACCCTTATTCACATTCTTCTTAACCTTAGGTTTTTCTTTTCGTGCTTTAATGGAGTCGAAATATATCAGGGAGACAAGGCGCCATTTAGTGTCATGTGCTGAGGCCGTTACATCGCTAATATTTACTGTTCTCCTGCTATTACTTCGCATTTCCTAA